The genomic segment CGCCCATGATGACGAAGACCAGCACGAAGACGAGGCTCAGGCGGTCTGCGCGGAGGAGCGAGAGTTCCTGGCCGAGGAAGGCGGCCGTCAGACGGTGCCCCTCGCCGAGCGTCGCGCCGAGGGCGAGGGCCGCGGCGGGGACGAGGATGAGGAGCGGGCGGCGCGCGCGCCCGGGGACGAGCGCGACCAGGAGCGCCCCCAACAGGTAGACGGCCCCCGGATGGGTCAGCTCAGCCATCCTCGTCCTCCGGCCGCTGGAGCCCGGCCTTGCCGAGCGCCTTCGAGACCGCCACGATCACCGCGCACCCCGCGAGGCCATACAGGGCGTGGAACCCCGGCATCCGGTGCCACCACGGGAGCGACGGATCGGCGGCAGGGAAGAGCAGCTCCGCTGCGAGGCTCACCGCGAGCGCGATCCAGACGAGGCGCTTCACCATGCCCTCACCGCGAGGCGAGGATCGCCGCCGCGGCGCCGGAGGCCAGGCTCCAGAACCCGAGCGGGGCGTCCGGCAGGACCCCCAGCCACACCGCGGCGGCGCCGGTGACGACCAGCGGCCACACGAGGGTGCCCGGCGCCTCCGCCACCGCCTCGCCCTCGGCGCCGGGACGGAAGAACGCGCTGACGATGATCGGCAGGAAGTAGGCCAGGTTCAGGAGTGAGCTTGCCAGCAGCACCAGGACGAACGGCCAGGCTTCCGCCTCAAGCGCCCCCCGGATGAGGTACCACTTGGATAGGAAGCCGGCTGCCGGCGGCACCCCCGCGATCCCCAGCGACGCGACGGCGAAGGCCCCCATCGTCACGGGCATCCGGCGCCCGATTCCCTGCAACTCGCTCACCCGTTCCTTGCCCGTCGCCACGTAGATGGCCCCGGCGCAGAAGAAGAGGGTGATCTTGCTCACCCCGTGGTTGACGATGTGCTGGATGGCCCCGGCCAGCCCGCTGGGCGTCCCGAGGGCGGCCCCGAGGACGACGTACGAGAGCTGGCTCACCGTGGAGAAGGCGAGGAGCCGCTTCAGGTTGTCCTGGGCGAGGGCCAGGAGGGAGGCGCCCAGGATCGTGGCCGCGGCGAGCCACGCGAGCGCGCGGCCGGCCCCGAGCTCGGCCAGAAGATCTGGCCCCATGACGTAGCCGACCACGCGCACGACGCCGAAAACGCCGGCCTTGACCACCGCGACCGCGTGAAGGAGGGCGCTGACGGGTGTGGGCGCGATCATCGCGACGGGGAGCCATGAGTGAAGCGGCATGACCGCGGCCTTCACCCCGACGCCGAGGAGGAAGAGCGCCCCGAGGGACCAGAGCGTCCCCGGCGGCAGGGCGGGATCCAGGATCCCGCCTGGCCGGAACTCCACGGTGCCGGCGAGCCCGAGCGTCCAGGCGACGGCCGCGAACAGCGCCACCCCCGCGCCCAGCGTGTAGGCCAGGTACATCCGGCCCGCCCGCACGGCCTCGAGGGTCTCCTTGTGGATCACCAGCGGGTAGGTCGCGATCGTGAGGATCTCGTAGAAGAGGAAGAAGGTAAGGAGGTTTCCCGCGAAGGCCACGCCGAGCGTCGCGAAGAGGCAGAGCGCGAAGGCGCAGAAGTAGCGGGTCTGCGCGTGCTCCCTGAGACCCCGCACGTAGCCGATCGAGTAGACGGTGGTAAGCACCCAGAGCCCGGAGGAGAGCGCCGCGAAGACGCACCCGAGGGCGTCGGCCCGGAGCACGAGCGGGAGGCCCGGGGCCAGCTCCACGAGCATCGTCTCGCGCACGATCCCCCGGCCTGCTGCCGGCATCAAGGCGATGGCCAGCGCCGCTTGGAGCCCTGCCGCCAAGACACTCCAGGCCTCTCGGAGGGCGGGGCGCCGGGCCGAGAGCGGGATGAGGACGGCGGCCAGCAGCGACGGGAGCAGCGCGAGCGCGGGCACGGCTACCCGACGCTCGAGGCGGCCGGAAGCAGCACCCGCGCCACGAGGGGCGCGCTCCAGATCCCAACGGCTAGGATGCCAGCCACGGCGGCGAGGAGCGCCACAAGCATCGCTGGAGGCGCCTCGGCGCGCGGGCCCGCGTGCGAGCGGCTGTCCCCGTGGCGCGCGAGGCACGCGTGCTCGACGACGCGCCACATGTAGACGGCCGTGAGGAGCCCGCCCCCCGCGATCACCGCGGCGAGGAGGGGCTGGCCCGCCTCGATCGCCCCGACCAGCAGGTACCACTTGCTGAAGAAGCCCGCCGTCGGCGGGATACCGATCATGGAGAGCGCGGCGACGACGAGGCACACGGTCGTCCAGGGCATGCGCTCCCGCATGAGGCGGAGGTCGGCGAGGGCCGGACCGCCGAGCCGCACCACGACCGCCCCGGCGACAAAGAAGAGGCAGCCCTTCATCAGGGCGTGGCTCAGAATGTGGAGGTACGCCCCCGCCAGTCCCGGCTGGTTCGCCAGCCCCAGGCCCAGGGCGATGAAACCGACCTGGCTCACGCTCGAGTAAGCCAGGAGCCGCCGCAGGTCGGACTGGCGCAGGGCGAGGACACCGCCCGCGACGACCGCCACGGCTCCGGCCCACGCGAGGACGCCGAGCGGGATCCGACCGAGCGTCTCAGGGCCCCCGAGCACCGAGAAGAGGACCCGGGCGAGCGCGTAGGCGGCCACCTTCGTCGTCACCGGCGCCAGGAGCGCCGTCACGGCCGGCGGAGCGTAGGTGTAGGCGTCGGGAAGCCAGCCGTGGAGCGGGAAGAGCGCCATCTTGATGCCGAGGCCAATGACGAGGAATCCCACGGCGACCGCGAAGACGCGGGAGCCGGCCAGCTCCGGGAGACGGGCCGCGAGGTCGGCCATGTTGAGCGTTCCGGTCAGGACGTAGAGGTGCCCGACGCCGAGGAGATAGAAGGAGGCGCCCACGGTGCCGAGGAGGAGGTAGCGGAAGGCCGCCAGCAGCGCGCGCCCGCCGCCCGAGGCCACGAGCGCGTAGCTCGACAGCGAGGCCACCTCGAGGAAGACGAAGAGGTTGAAGAGGTCGCCCGTCACGACGATGCCCATGAGGCTCGCCAGAAAGAGGAGGACCAGCCCGTAGAACGCTCCCGCGCTCTCGGGCGCCCGGCGGGGCGGGGCGGCGTAGACGATCGCGAGCGCCACCATTCCCGAGACCGCAACGGCGACGAAGGCGCTCAGGTGATCCACCACCAGCTCGATCCCCCAGGGTGCCGGCCAGCCGCCCACCGCGTAGCGCAGTTCTCCCTCCGCGAGGACGCGCTGGAGGGCGAGGAGGGCCAGCAGGGTGGTGGCCACCCCGGTGGCGACGGCCGTGGGGTAGACGACGCCCCGGCGAACCAGCCCGGCCACGGGGAGTGCCAGGGCGACGGAGAGGGGGACGACCGGCAGGAGGGCCGGGAGGTGATCGAGGAGCATTACATCCGCGCCTGGATGACGTCCTCTTCGAATGACTCGTAGGTCCGGTAGATGCGGATCAGCACGGCCAGGCCCACCCCGAGCGTGGCGACCATCACGACGATGGCGGTCAGCATGAGGGCGTGGGGGAGCGGGTTCATGAAGGCAGCCGCCGCACCGGTCCCGGCCGCGTCCTTTGGGACAATGGGGAGGGTGGCGCCCCGCTTGGTGCTGGTGGCGACGAAGAAGAGGATGACGGCGGTCTGGAAGATGTTCATCCCGATGAGCTTCTTCAGCAGGTTGCCGTGGGTGATCATCGCGTGGAACCCCACCAGCAGGAGGAACACGTACACCCAGTAGGCGTAGTGGTGAGCCGCATAGGTCAGCTGGTCGATCACGGCGCCTCTTCTCCTTCCCCGGCCTTCGCCAGACGGCAGAAGATAAGCGTGAGCGTGCCTGCGACCCCGATGGCGACGCCGATCTCGATCACCAGGATGCCGAGCGAGCGCGCCGCGGTTCCGCCCCCCGGGAATGGCAGGGCCGTGTAGTCGAGGAGCGCGCCGCCCAGGGCGAGGGTCGCGACGCCGGTCAGGGCGAACACCAACACGCCGAGGCAGGCGAGGGCGAGCAGGACCCCTTCACGGGCCCGGCGGCGGAGCTCCTGCCTGCCAAGCGTGAGCCCGATGAGGATGTAGCTTGCCGCGAGGATCAGGCCGCCCTGGAACCCACCCCCCGGGCTTCCGTGCCCGTGGATCACGACGTAGAGGGCGAAGATCTGGATCGGGGGGACGAGCATGCGGGCGCCGGTCCGGACGATGACGCTGTCGTGCTC from the Candidatus Rokuibacteriota bacterium genome contains:
- a CDS encoding monovalent cation/H+ antiporter subunit D family protein (subunit D of antiporter complex involved in resistance to high concentrations of Na+, K+, Li+ and/or alkali; contains an oxidoreductase domain; catalyzes the transfer of electrons from NADH to ubiquinone), producing the protein MPALALLPSLLAAVLIPLSARRPALREAWSVLAAGLQAALAIALMPAAGRGIVRETMLVELAPGLPLVLRADALGCVFAALSSGLWVLTTVYSIGYVRGLREHAQTRYFCAFALCLFATLGVAFAGNLLTFFLFYEILTIATYPLVIHKETLEAVRAGRMYLAYTLGAGVALFAAVAWTLGLAGTVEFRPGGILDPALPPGTLWSLGALFLLGVGVKAAVMPLHSWLPVAMIAPTPVSALLHAVAVVKAGVFGVVRVVGYVMGPDLLAELGAGRALAWLAAATILGASLLALAQDNLKRLLAFSTVSQLSYVVLGAALGTPSGLAGAIQHIVNHGVSKITLFFCAGAIYVATGKERVSELQGIGRRMPVTMGAFAVASLGIAGVPPAAGFLSKWYLIRGALEAEAWPFVLVLLASSLLNLAYFLPIIVSAFFRPGAEGEAVAEAPGTLVWPLVVTGAAAVWLGVLPDAPLGFWSLASGAAAAILASR
- a CDS encoding monovalent cation/H+ antiporter subunit D family protein; this translates as MLLDHLPALLPVVPLSVALALPVAGLVRRGVVYPTAVATGVATTLLALLALQRVLAEGELRYAVGGWPAPWGIELVVDHLSAFVAVAVSGMVALAIVYAAPPRRAPESAGAFYGLVLLFLASLMGIVVTGDLFNLFVFLEVASLSSYALVASGGGRALLAAFRYLLLGTVGASFYLLGVGHLYVLTGTLNMADLAARLPELAGSRVFAVAVGFLVIGLGIKMALFPLHGWLPDAYTYAPPAVTALLAPVTTKVAAYALARVLFSVLGGPETLGRIPLGVLAWAGAVAVVAGGVLALRQSDLRRLLAYSSVSQVGFIALGLGLANQPGLAGAYLHILSHALMKGCLFFVAGAVVVRLGGPALADLRLMRERMPWTTVCLVVAALSMIGIPPTAGFFSKWYLLVGAIEAGQPLLAAVIAGGGLLTAVYMWRVVEHACLARHGDSRSHAGPRAEAPPAMLVALLAAVAGILAVGIWSAPLVARVLLPAASSVG
- a CDS encoding cation:proton antiporter subunit C, whose product is MITHGNLLKKLIGMNIFQTAVILFFVATSTKRGATLPIVPKDAAGTGAAAAFMNPLPHALMLTAIVVMVATLGVGLAVLIRIYRTYESFEEDVIQARM
- a CDS encoding cation:proton antiporter — protein: MIREHDSVIVRTGARMLVPPIQIFALYVVIHGHGSPGGGFQGGLILAASYILIGLTLGRQELRRRAREGVLLALACLGVLVFALTGVATLALGGALLDYTALPFPGGGTAARSLGILVIEIGVAIGVAGTLTLIFCRLAKAGEGEEAP